The Tropicibacter oceani DNA segment AAGACCCGCAAGGCGTGCTGGAACGGCAGGGACCAAACACACAAAACCCCGGCATGATCCGCTTTGAGCAGGCCGCGCAGGTCGCCGACAAGGCGCCCATCATCACCGCCTACCTGGCCGAGGCGATGGGCTATGCCGAGGCGGGCCTGAAACCCCCGAAAGTCGAAACCACGCTGGACCTGCCGGATGAGTTGGTCGAAGCCCTTGACGGCGATCCCGAACTGGCCGAGGCGTTTCACGCCCTGACCCCGGGGCGTCAGAAAAGCTATGTGATCAATCTGAACGGCGCGAAAAAGCCTGAAACGCGGCGGTCCCGGATCGCCGCGTTTCGAGGCAAGATACTGGCCGGAAAAGGCGCGACCGAGCGTTAGCCGCCGCGCCTTGACCGGTTAAACCAGGGCCGGTTCGCCCCGTCCGCCCAGCAGCAGATCCATCGTCATGCCGCCGATCCACATGCAGAACAGCGCCAGCCAGGCGGTGCCCGCAAAGATCGACCCGCCGGTGACGCCCGCGCCAATCGCACAGCCCCCGGCCAGCATTCCGCCAAAGCCCATCATCGCCGCGCCGATCATTGCATTGCGCATCGGGCTGGACCCTTCAAAGCCCTGGAACTTCAGTTCTTTGGCGAAGAAGGCGGACAGAAAGCTGCCGATCACCACGCCCGGCACTAGCCCGACGTCGAATTCCAGCAAGGCGTTGCGATCCAGAAAGAACATCAGCGTGTTGGCCGAAGGGCCGGTAAAGGTCAGGCTTTCGATCTGCACCGGCTCAAAGGCGACCTGCGCCAGCGCATAGGTCAGGCCCCAGCCCAGGGCGACGGCAAACCCGACGCCCGAGGCAAAGACTAGCCGTGACCAGCCGATGTTGTTGCGGCGCGAAAGCTCGAGCGCGATCAGGGCGATCAAGAGGCCCAGAACCAGCCCCGTCGATTGCGGCAGGTGCAGCGCCGTCAGCAGGTTCATGTTGCGCCCGCCAGAGGTGATCCAGAGCGAGGCAAGGTAATCGCGGATCGGACCAAGCCAGCCGGTCAGGCTCATCTGGGCGACGACGGCAAAGATCAGGCCGGACACGACGGATCGCAGGTTTCCGGTGGCGGCCAGCACCAGCAATCGGCCCGAACAGCCGCGCGCCAGAACCATGCCCGCCCCGAACAATAGCCCGCCGATGATCGCGCCGGACCAACTGCCCGGAACGGCCATCATCCGGGCCTCGGTCGTGTCGATGAACCCCAGCATCCGCGCGCCCTGTACCCAGACCACGGCGGTCGAAAAGGTCAGCAGCCAGACGGCGACCTTGTCCTGCATCATGCCACGCGCGAATTCGACCGTGGCCGCCCGCAGGCAGAACCGCGACCGCTGCGCCGCGATGCCAAAGGTGATGCCGGCGATCATTCCGAACAGGGCTGCCGTCGGGCCCTCTCCGATGCGTTCGATAAGGGGGATGATGTCCATGCGCGTTCTCCTGATCCCTTGGGATGCGCGCATACATGCCGCGGGTGGAATGCTTTTGCCTTGATTCAGATCATCCCTGCCGGGCCCGTGAATAGCGTGTTCGCGACTTGGGTGTCGGAAACAGGCCGCGCGATTGCGAAGCGGCATAGTCGCATTTGGGTCAGCCCTGCACTGCGATTCGCCGCAAAAGGGGAAATCGACCGTCGCGTGATAGAAGGAGACACGCCATGGAAATGCAGATGGCCCAGATGCTGGGCGCCGCAATGATCAAGATGCCCGTCGTGGCCAACGCCGACCATGCTCCGCTGGAGGGCGGTGAAGACCCGGCATTCGGCACCGTCCGCTGGCGCACCTTGTTCGATGCCGAAAGGAACGGCACCAATGACATGGTTCTGGGCGTTGCGGAATTTGGCCCCTTTGGCACGCTGAACGCGCATCGCCATGCCCCCGCCGAAATCTATTTCGGCCTGTCGGGCAGCGGCATCGTCACCATTGATGGCGTGGCCCATGATCTGCAACCCAACGTCGCGCTTTATATTCCTTCTGACGCCGAGCATCACACCCTTGCGGGCGAAGAGGGGCTGCGCTTTCTCTATGTCTTTCCGCGCGCCCGGTTTGCCGATGTCGAATATCGGTTTTCGCCTGCATGACACCTGTGCATTTGCGCAGGGTCGTTTTGCTCGCCAAGTGTCATGAAAGGGCGTAAAGCCGCTTTCATGACACCGATCCAGCTTGCCGATGCCCAAAGCCTGCCGATCTGGCGCAGGCCCGTGACGCTTCTCTTTCTCATGGCGATTGCCATGCCTCTCAGCTTTGCGACCTGGTCGGCGCTGCTGAACAACTTTGTCATCGAGGCGGCGCAGTTCGACGGCAGCGACATTGGCTGGCTGCACACCGTCCGCGAAATCCCCGGATTTCTGGCCATCGGCGTGATCCTTGTGTTGTTCGTGATGCGCGAACAGGTGCTTGCGCTGGTCTCGCTGGCCTTGCTGGGGGTCGCCACCGGTGTCACAGCCTGGTTCCCGACGATGGGAGGGCTGCTGACCATCACGCTGCTCAGCTCGATCGGGTTTCACTATTACGAAACGGTGAACCAAAGCCTGCAGTTGCAGTGGTTGCCCAAGGACCGCGCCCCGCAGATCCTGGGCCTGATGATCGCCGCCGGGTCTGCCGCGACGCTTGTGGCCTATGTGCTGATCGTCATGACGTGGCAGGCCTTGGAGCTGTCCTACAATTTCGTCTACCTGGTGTCGGGCAGCCTGACGTTGATCATCGTGGCCTATTGCGCCCTGGCCTTTCCACAATTCGAAAGCCCGAACCCCCAGGTCAAGAAGTTCATCCTGCGCCGCCGCTACTGGCTGTATTATGCGCTGCAGTTCATGGCGGGCGCGCGGCGGCAGATCTTTGTCGTCTTTGCGGGGTTCATGATGGTCGAGCGCTTTGGCTTCGAGGTACACCATGTCACCGGGCTGTATTTGATCAACCTTGTGGCCAACATGCTGATCGCCCCGGTCTTTGGCCGCGTCGTGCACCGCTATGGAGAGCGCAATTCGCTGGCCTTTGAATACATCGGCCTGGTGATCGTGTTCCTGCTTTACGGCGGGGTCTACTGGTTTGGCTGGGGCGTGGTCCTGGCCGCGACG contains these protein-coding regions:
- a CDS encoding YdeI/OmpD-associated family protein, with protein sequence MITDPKAFFTKGCGRCDRFDTPACSAMVWGAGLAALRQLCLDAGLEETAKWGHPVYMHAGRNIAILGAFRGDFRLTFFNAALMKDPQGVLERQGPNTQNPGMIRFEQAAQVADKAPIITAYLAEAMGYAEAGLKPPKVETTLDLPDELVEALDGDPELAEAFHALTPGRQKSYVINLNGAKKPETRRSRIAAFRGKILAGKGATER
- a CDS encoding YeeE/YedE family protein, translated to MDIIPLIERIGEGPTAALFGMIAGITFGIAAQRSRFCLRAATVEFARGMMQDKVAVWLLTFSTAVVWVQGARMLGFIDTTEARMMAVPGSWSGAIIGGLLFGAGMVLARGCSGRLLVLAATGNLRSVVSGLIFAVVAQMSLTGWLGPIRDYLASLWITSGGRNMNLLTALHLPQSTGLVLGLLIALIALELSRRNNIGWSRLVFASGVGFAVALGWGLTYALAQVAFEPVQIESLTFTGPSANTLMFFLDRNALLEFDVGLVPGVVIGSFLSAFFAKELKFQGFEGSSPMRNAMIGAAMMGFGGMLAGGCAIGAGVTGGSIFAGTAWLALFCMWIGGMTMDLLLGGRGEPALV
- a CDS encoding cupin domain-containing protein, with product MEMQMAQMLGAAMIKMPVVANADHAPLEGGEDPAFGTVRWRTLFDAERNGTNDMVLGVAEFGPFGTLNAHRHAPAEIYFGLSGSGIVTIDGVAHDLQPNVALYIPSDAEHHTLAGEEGLRFLYVFPRARFADVEYRFSPA
- a CDS encoding MFS transporter; translated protein: MTPIQLADAQSLPIWRRPVTLLFLMAIAMPLSFATWSALLNNFVIEAAQFDGSDIGWLHTVREIPGFLAIGVILVLFVMREQVLALVSLALLGVATGVTAWFPTMGGLLTITLLSSIGFHYYETVNQSLQLQWLPKDRAPQILGLMIAAGSAATLVAYVLIVMTWQALELSYNFVYLVSGSLTLIIVAYCALAFPQFESPNPQVKKFILRRRYWLYYALQFMAGARRQIFVVFAGFMMVERFGFEVHHVTGLYLINLVANMLIAPVFGRVVHRYGERNSLAFEYIGLVIVFLLYGGVYWFGWGVVLAATLYVLDHIFFALALALKTYFQKIADPGDIAPTAAVAFTINHIAAVVLPALLGYLWLVSPGAVFGLAAAMASVSLGLALLIPRHPEPGNETVFSVLAPAPAE